The proteins below come from a single Eubacterium limosum genomic window:
- a CDS encoding beta strand repeat-containing protein — protein sequence MKAKLKDKRLLLTAVFFCALAAVFLWPAGVKAATAGEFTVTGGTLGTDYTYSGSVLTVKTSTPLTISNTDPATATGNRIVAAGNATITLDSVNIEADTPLAIQNDVAVSLMLAGDNILASRSGAGLNVPGSAAVTIDSTDNAGSLTATGGGYAAGIGGNYQQGSGTITINGGTVTATGASYGAGIGGGSNKDDGPLVGSGPVNINGGNVTANSGGAGGAGIGGGFRGYGGRITITGGTVIANGKGGGAGIGGGKYKNSGRPEEGAGGTVIITGGSVHATADSQWAQNIGHGSGSSNSGSLTNGSDNVYLKTFTLKDSSGSPVTDAAIDAFTISHGIKDVRTDIEGKLYFYLPDSITDNTPVTVTAGGTDYVGKVSGSATLNPFAGDIDLSQGGNLYIWNDGYMRGNSADTSAKKSYAGNYTLSGGTAESPTANIVNVMGDYNGNPVSGTKKTITLNGVNIDVSSQSYACAFSIQAGTGAGTGANVNLMLSGSNTLKSGDWSAGLNATQNTDVSIDSADDAGSLTVYGGRPGTGIYADTLTVKNGNVSANAVLTSAGIQIGSTFKLEGGTVKATGERDSGIKGGTVNVSGGTLTAEGGTEKAGINSSNVNISGGSVTANGGSYGAGIGGNIREAGKNVTISGGTVVAKGGDYAADIGGGREGNGGNVIITGGSIKASSIGAGWRGSGGTQTDGSGNIVYLNTLTVGESAVSDGTAITSTDSADPNTLTNGYGVKDVVTMDVGKLYFYLPATTEASNPPIELKAGTDSTVYSRNYIRTWGSTATLLPPPTYTITIPEKVDFDSPTYQPAGSGQYNDKTFEVIPTTLTNLTDGRGLSVMVKDGGTSPSTGTDYQLTGSDSSDTLNYQVYQGASATGSALDAAGATLVNKWEKAAGGSLPSAQSGTLRLDQTQIKYSGSYTGTLTFTVNVVDSK from the coding sequence ATGAAGGCAAAGCTCAAAGACAAGCGGCTCCTGCTCACCGCCGTATTTTTCTGCGCCCTGGCGGCGGTGTTTTTGTGGCCGGCAGGGGTAAAGGCAGCGACAGCAGGCGAGTTTACCGTGACGGGTGGAACATTAGGGACAGATTATACCTATAGCGGCAGTGTGCTCACCGTTAAGACGAGTACACCCTTGACCATCAGCAATACCGACCCCGCCACGGCTACCGGCAATCGCATTGTGGCCGCTGGTAATGCCACCATAACTCTGGACAGCGTAAATATCGAGGCAGATACCCCCCTTGCCATTCAAAACGATGTCGCCGTCAGCCTGATGCTGGCAGGGGATAACATCCTGGCAAGCAGGAGTGGCGCTGGACTGAACGTGCCTGGGAGCGCGGCCGTTACCATTGACAGTACAGACAATGCCGGCAGCCTTACAGCAACCGGTGGTGGTTATGCAGCGGGCATTGGAGGCAACTATCAACAAGGCAGCGGCACGATTACGATTAATGGTGGTACGGTCACGGCCACCGGCGCTAGTTATGGGGCGGGCATCGGAGGCGGCAGCAATAAGGATGACGGCCCCCTCGTAGGCAGCGGCCCTGTCAACATCAATGGCGGCAACGTTACCGCCAATAGCGGCGGCGCTGGTGGAGCGGGTATCGGCGGCGGGTTTCGGGGTTACGGCGGCAGGATCACCATCACCGGCGGCACGGTCATAGCTAACGGCAAAGGCGGCGGTGCAGGCATTGGCGGCGGCAAATATAAAAATTCTGGGCGCCCTGAAGAAGGCGCTGGCGGTACGGTAATCATCACTGGCGGCAGCGTTCACGCCACTGCTGACTCGCAATGGGCCCAAAATATCGGCCATGGCAGCGGCAGCTCCAACTCCGGCAGTCTGACAAATGGCAGCGACAACGTCTATCTCAAAACTTTCACTTTAAAGGATAGTAGCGGAAGTCCCGTTACGGATGCGGCCATCGATGCCTTTACAATCTCCCACGGCATCAAGGACGTGCGCACCGACATTGAGGGCAAGCTGTATTTCTACCTGCCAGACAGCATCACGGATAACACTCCGGTCACCGTCACCGCGGGTGGAACAGACTATGTGGGGAAGGTAAGCGGTTCAGCTACACTCAACCCCTTTGCCGGCGACATCGACCTATCCCAGGGCGGCAACCTGTACATCTGGAACGACGGCTACATGCGGGGAAACAGCGCGGATACAAGCGCCAAAAAGAGCTACGCCGGCAATTACACCCTGAGCGGCGGTACAGCCGAATCACCTACTGCCAATATCGTCAACGTCATGGGCGACTACAATGGCAACCCGGTGAGCGGTACGAAAAAGACCATCACCCTAAATGGGGTCAATATCGACGTAAGCAGCCAATCGTATGCCTGCGCCTTTAGTATCCAGGCAGGCACGGGTGCGGGAACAGGTGCGAACGTCAATTTGATGCTTTCAGGCAGCAATACACTGAAAAGTGGTGACTGGAGCGCCGGACTGAATGCAACACAAAACACAGATGTCAGCATTGACAGCGCCGATGATGCGGGCAGCCTTACGGTTTACGGAGGAAGACCGGGAACAGGCATTTATGCCGACACACTCACCGTAAAGAACGGTAATGTAAGCGCTAATGCTGTCTTGACTTCGGCCGGCATTCAAATCGGCAGCACTTTTAAACTTGAAGGCGGCACGGTCAAGGCTACGGGAGAGCGGGATTCCGGCATTAAAGGCGGTACGGTTAATGTGAGCGGGGGGACACTAACCGCTGAGGGTGGAACTGAAAAAGCCGGTATCAACAGCAGCAATGTCAACATCAGCGGCGGCAGTGTTACGGCCAACGGTGGCAGTTATGGAGCAGGTATCGGCGGCAACATTAGAGAAGCCGGTAAAAACGTCACCATCAGCGGCGGTACGGTCGTCGCCAAGGGCGGCGACTACGCGGCAGACATCGGTGGCGGCCGGGAAGGAAATGGCGGAAATGTCATCATCACTGGGGGCAGCATCAAGGCATCTAGCATCGGCGCAGGATGGAGGGGTAGCGGCGGCACCCAGACAGACGGCAGTGGGAACATCGTCTATCTCAACACCCTCACCGTGGGCGAGAGCGCCGTGAGTGATGGAACCGCCATCACCAGTACCGACAGCGCCGATCCCAACACCCTGACCAACGGCTACGGCGTAAAAGACGTGGTAACCATGGATGTTGGTAAGCTTTATTTTTACCTGCCCGCCACCACAGAGGCGAGCAACCCGCCCATCGAGCTAAAAGCAGGGACGGATTCCACGGTCTACAGCCGGAACTACATTAGAACATGGGGCAGCACCGCCACCCTCCTGCCCCCGCCCACCTACACCATCACCATCCCGGAAAAAGTGGATTTTGACAGCCCAACCTACCAGCCAGCGGGGAGCGGGCAGTACAATGACAAAACCTTTGAAGTCATACCGACAACCCTCACCAACCTGACCGACGGCCGCGGCCTGAGCGTCATGGTGAAAGACGGCGGCACCAGTCCCAGCACCGGCACTGATTATCAGCTGACCGGTTCAGATTCAAGCGACACCCTGAATTATCAGGTCTATCAAGGCGCCAGTGCCACAGGTAGTGCTTTAGATGCCGCAGGGGCGACCCTTGTAAATAAATGGGAAAAAGCCGCGGGCGGCAGTTTACCAAGCGCCCAATCCGGCACCCTGCGCCTCGACCAAACCCAGATCAAGTACAGCGGCAGCTACACCGGCACCCTGACCTTCACCGTCAACGTGGTGGACAGCAAGTAG
- a CDS encoding phage antirepressor KilAC domain-containing protein gives MNRKQTTPKCETDKKVLRPWCASCALKQEDRLLGSFETLPDVDKGIELVFLDKQIKVLEQEFAEKANIYLKKTEPEPEGCAVADTACSVEELAEKLQEYGVDIGRNQLFKWLRDNGYARYSNGSAYQNLPTEEALEKNYLITVQVPYRKKRTGKLLHSLRIRVTPLGQDFFGRALMAEYGTTSKAVRQ, from the coding sequence ATGAATCGTAAACAGACAACCCCAAAGTGTGAAACGGACAAAAAAGTGTTGAGGCCATGGTGTGCTTCGTGCGCCCTGAAACAGGAGGACCGCCTTTTAGGCAGCTTTGAGACCCTGCCTGATGTGGATAAGGGCATTGAGCTTGTCTTTCTGGATAAACAGATAAAAGTCCTGGAGCAGGAATTTGCCGAAAAAGCCAATATCTATCTGAAGAAAACAGAACCAGAGCCAGAGGGCTGTGCAGTGGCAGACACGGCGTGCAGTGTGGAGGAGCTGGCCGAAAAGCTGCAGGAGTACGGCGTCGATATTGGCAGAAACCAGCTGTTTAAATGGCTGCGGGACAATGGTTATGCCCGCTACAGCAACGGCAGCGCTTACCAGAACCTACCCACCGAGGAAGCCTTAGAAAAAAACTATCTGATCACGGTACAAGTACCATACCGAAAAAAAAGAACCGGGAAACTCTTGCACAGCCTGCGCATCCGGGTGACCCCTTTGGGTCAGGATTTCTTTGGCAGAGCCCTCATGGCAGAGTACGGCACAACATCCAAGGCGGTGCGCCAATGA
- a CDS encoding RNA polymerase sigma factor, with protein MKEKYALIDTWVQEAKNNDKAAKEQLINTFKPLILSVIQKYIYDTDAYEDALQDGALVVLEAVQAYDPDLGVVFPFYLKNRLFHHFVNAAKAIKKQQENERAVTGGGEDGENSLEQYPDAGPSPEKEMVRQEKNAVLEQMLAEIRAERADVIRLRYFEEKSLNEIAQILDISPCLAGVHVHRGIEALRKNKHRLQ; from the coding sequence TTGAAAGAAAAATACGCGTTGATCGACACCTGGGTCCAGGAGGCAAAAAACAATGACAAAGCAGCTAAAGAGCAGCTGATCAACACCTTTAAGCCCCTGATCCTGTCCGTCATACAAAAATACATCTACGACACAGACGCCTATGAGGACGCCCTGCAGGACGGCGCCCTGGTCGTGCTGGAGGCCGTACAGGCCTACGACCCGGATTTAGGCGTCGTATTCCCCTTTTATCTGAAAAACCGCCTGTTCCATCATTTCGTCAATGCGGCCAAAGCCATCAAAAAACAACAGGAAAACGAGCGCGCCGTCACAGGCGGTGGGGAGGATGGGGAAAACAGCCTGGAACAATATCCAGATGCTGGGCCATCGCCAGAAAAAGAAATGGTCAGACAGGAAAAAAACGCAGTGCTTGAGCAGATGCTCGCAGAAATAAGAGCAGAAAGAGCAGACGTTATCCGGCTGCGCTACTTTGAGGAAAAAAGCCTGAATGAAATCGCCCAGATACTGGACATTAGTCCTTGCCTGGCCGGCGTACACGTGCATCGGGGAATAGAAGCCCTGAGGAAAAATAAGCACCGCCTGCAATAA
- a CDS encoding DUF2922 domain-containing protein, with product MPTTSKDLTITFQRADGKDHKITIPDYKDGITDAEIKTGAQAIVDQGAFEPDGFALAKVVGAVRVDTTKTDVAVE from the coding sequence ATGCCAACAACCAGCAAAGATTTAACCATCACCTTTCAGCGCGCAGACGGGAAGGATCATAAAATCACCATCCCAGATTACAAGGACGGCATTACCGACGCCGAGATCAAAACCGGGGCCCAGGCCATCGTGGACCAGGGCGCCTTTGAGCCCGACGGTTTTGCCCTCGCCAAGGTCGTGGGCGCAGTGCGGGTAGACACCACCAAGACCGACGTGGCAGTGGAGTAA
- a CDS encoding YcbK family protein yields MKSVHKRIFILLIAMVVIVTSGVFLKSFQTGSEASVPQPSPPAPQQERAPETSVPEPEPPLPPGPEPPPDGAVIDHPLPEDPILTNGPWASEHFLMSEYACDCAGYCDGWPAAMDPELLEKIEALRCYFDQPIIITSGVRCERRNAEVGGIPNSWHLSGHAADLYCPGVPYDEVARAARELGLGVIEYPDQQFDHCEIWH; encoded by the coding sequence ATGAAAAGCGTGCACAAACGTATTTTTATCCTATTAATAGCCATGGTAGTCATTGTGACCAGTGGTGTGTTTTTAAAAAGTTTTCAGACAGGGTCAGAGGCGTCAGTTCCCCAGCCATCGCCCCCGGCGCCCCAGCAGGAGCGCGCGCCAGAGACCAGCGTACCAGAACCAGAGCCACCGTTACCGCCGGGGCCCGAACCCCCACCCGACGGGGCCGTCATCGACCACCCCCTGCCCGAGGACCCCATCCTCACCAATGGCCCCTGGGCGTCGGAACACTTCCTTATGTCGGAATACGCCTGCGACTGCGCGGGCTACTGTGACGGCTGGCCCGCAGCCATGGACCCCGAGCTGCTTGAGAAAATCGAAGCGCTGCGGTGTTATTTTGACCAGCCCATCATCATCACCTCGGGCGTGCGATGTGAAAGACGCAACGCCGAGGTGGGCGGTATCCCAAACTCCTGGCATCTGTCCGGCCACGCGGCCGATTTGTACTGCCCGGGGGTGCCTTATGACGAGGTGGCTCGGGCGGCCAGAGAACTGGGGCTTGGGGTCATCGAGTACCCGGACCAGCAGTTCGACCATTGTGAAATATGGCATTAA
- a CDS encoding NCS2 family permease has protein sequence MEKENFIERFWKVKASGSTVRTEIIAGFTTFLTMAYIVFVNPAIISAPAGVDAAYFFGADAQTVQSALFVATCLCACMGTLLMAFLARVPFAQAPGMGLNAFFAYTIMLGMGKTYAEALAIVLISGLLFIILTVTGLREAIVRGIPANIRVAISGGIGLFIAYSGLKNAGLLKFTLDPGSYLVTDPSAAVGQSTVVANASAIPSLVDFSSWTPETAGAALALLGLIIIGVLYARKCKGYIFIGIVVTAIIGIPLGVTTLPASIDFSRIGLQFQDWAQVSLLHLDFSSLVHEGSLVGTLFNILMVVVAFSLVDMFDTLGTIIGTAQQAGMLDEKGEFPALKRTLMADAFATTAGALMGSSTVTTFVESSTGISEGGRTGLTALVTAVLFLAALVLSPVLGIIPAAATAPALIFVGVLMVGPVRDIDFTDITEAIPAFVTLLFMPLTFSIADGIAFGLITYVLLKALTGHYREIQPVTAVLALLFIVRFLFMQ, from the coding sequence ATGGAGAAAGAAAACTTTATCGAACGGTTCTGGAAGGTCAAGGCCTCGGGATCAACCGTCAGGACCGAGATCATTGCCGGCTTTACGACCTTTTTGACCATGGCCTATATTGTTTTTGTCAATCCGGCCATTATTTCGGCGCCGGCAGGGGTGGATGCCGCTTATTTTTTTGGGGCGGATGCCCAGACGGTACAGTCTGCACTGTTTGTGGCCACCTGCCTCTGTGCCTGTATGGGGACGCTGCTCATGGCTTTTCTGGCAAGGGTCCCCTTTGCCCAGGCGCCGGGTATGGGGCTCAATGCTTTTTTTGCCTACACCATTATGCTGGGTATGGGCAAAACCTACGCCGAGGCGCTGGCCATTGTGCTGATCTCGGGCCTGCTGTTCATTATTTTAACGGTTACGGGGCTGCGGGAGGCCATTGTGCGGGGGATACCGGCCAATATCCGGGTAGCCATATCGGGTGGTATCGGCCTGTTTATTGCGTACAGCGGCCTGAAGAACGCAGGGCTGCTCAAGTTCACCCTGGACCCGGGCAGCTATCTGGTAACTGACCCGTCCGCGGCTGTGGGCCAGAGCACTGTAGTGGCCAATGCCTCGGCGATCCCGAGTCTGGTGGATTTTTCGTCCTGGACACCTGAGACGGCCGGCGCGGCCCTGGCGCTTCTCGGGCTTATTATCATCGGGGTGCTTTACGCCCGCAAATGTAAGGGGTACATTTTCATTGGGATTGTTGTTACAGCCATCATCGGAATTCCCCTTGGTGTCACCACCTTGCCGGCATCCATTGATTTCAGCCGTATCGGCCTGCAGTTCCAGGACTGGGCCCAGGTTTCACTGTTGCATCTGGATTTTTCATCGCTGGTTCATGAGGGCAGCCTGGTGGGCACGCTCTTTAATATTCTGATGGTGGTCGTGGCTTTCTCGCTGGTCGATATGTTCGACACCCTGGGGACCATCATCGGAACCGCCCAGCAGGCGGGCATGCTGGACGAAAAGGGTGAGTTCCCGGCGCTCAAGCGTACACTGATGGCCGATGCCTTTGCCACCACAGCCGGCGCGCTCATGGGCTCCTCTACGGTCACCACCTTTGTGGAGTCCAGCACTGGGATCTCGGAGGGAGGCCGGACAGGGCTGACTGCTCTGGTCACCGCGGTACTCTTTCTGGCGGCGCTGGTGCTGTCACCGGTGCTGGGGATTATCCCGGCTGCGGCCACTGCGCCGGCGCTCATCTTTGTGGGTGTGCTGATGGTCGGCCCCGTCAGAGACATTGATTTTACGGACATCACAGAGGCGATCCCGGCCTTTGTCACTCTATTGTTTATGCCGCTGACCTTCTCCATTGCCGACGGTATTGCCTTTGGGCTCATTACCTATGTGCTGTTAAAGGCTCTGACCGGGCACTACAGAGAAATTCAGCCGGTGACGGCGGTTCTGGCGCTTTTGTTTATCGTCCGGTTTTTATTCATGCAGTAA
- a CDS encoding AraC family transcriptional regulator — MHAWDAIQTTLDYIETHMDEDLKIEALAELAALSPFYYQRLFSRLVKKPVREYIRLRRLARASTMLRERGARILDIALDCGFGSHEVFSRTFKDAYGMTPAGFRESPVALNQFDKPDLLLNYVLIDEGVPLISEGLVLEMNCRQLGEPVRFMGISGAVPIDGQMPLGEATGVDIPGEIWERFHREKHRIPRAADSREVGVAYMGSAPEGCFTYFTGAEVAAGAEVDGFMTWELPAREYVVCGFEAESFEELITAALNKAVKYSAQWLEHKGLTMEAYSPEIYYHRDQAVPYMELWMPAEKK, encoded by the coding sequence ATGCACGCATGGGATGCGATCCAGACCACTCTGGATTATATTGAGACACATATGGATGAGGATCTGAAAATCGAGGCACTGGCAGAACTGGCGGCCTTATCGCCCTTTTATTACCAGCGGCTGTTCTCCCGGCTGGTAAAAAAACCGGTGCGGGAGTACATAAGACTGCGGCGTCTGGCGCGGGCCAGCACCATGCTGAGGGAAAGGGGTGCCCGGATTCTGGACATTGCCCTGGACTGCGGCTTTGGCAGCCATGAGGTTTTCAGCCGGACCTTTAAGGACGCCTATGGCATGACGCCGGCGGGCTTTCGGGAGTCCCCGGTGGCACTGAACCAGTTTGACAAGCCAGATCTGCTGTTAAACTATGTGCTGATTGACGAGGGGGTCCCCCTTATCAGCGAGGGTCTGGTGCTGGAAATGAACTGCCGGCAGCTCGGTGAGCCTGTCCGGTTTATGGGCATCAGCGGCGCTGTGCCCATTGACGGCCAGATGCCCCTGGGCGAGGCCACCGGCGTGGATATCCCCGGAGAAATCTGGGAGCGGTTCCACCGGGAAAAACACCGGATACCACGGGCAGCCGACAGCCGGGAGGTGGGGGTGGCCTACATGGGCAGCGCGCCTGAGGGCTGCTTCACGTATTTTACCGGTGCCGAGGTGGCCGCCGGTGCCGAGGTTGATGGGTTTATGACCTGGGAACTGCCAGCCCGGGAATACGTGGTCTGCGGCTTTGAAGCCGAAAGCTTTGAGGAGCTGATCACTGCTGCCCTCAATAAGGCAGTCAAATACAGTGCCCAATGGCTTGAGCATAAGGGCCTGACTATGGAAGCCTACTCGCCGGAAATCTACTATCACCGGGATCAGGCAGTACCTTATATGGAGCTGTGGATGCCAGCAGAGAAAAAGTAA
- a CDS encoding S8 family serine peptidase gives MKKLLTLLLTALLLLGSLPISALAQDNGGSDALTGDYVPGEAIVCVKGSSAGFYGRSAESALLAGAETLMALDSSANAYSRSAAPAESLKLVRSDTLSTTELIDELQKLDTVEFAEPNYIYTVSEGTKDLTGMQWAYDKNGDFGMAIDGWNQYKTDGTPAPAVDTSGTVVAVLDTGVDYDHEDLKSVMWTADSSLKAIIGGGDHGYNAIAANSEGVPYDSTNPMDDHSHGTHCAGIIAASWNNMGVSGATSGAQIMAVKAANDKGSIASADTLRGYAYIQRAVENNVPVTAINNSWGGSSSGKALDRAVTAVGEKGVVSVFAAGNESTDCDNASKTVSTLRDNPYVIAVNATDVGGSMADFSNYGATTTDVAAPGVDIFSTIPTSMGKADPRLITAPFLEDFEDETAAKITLKPNEGTTTAYSGDMAFEGSQSLKVTAAANQGTIESEALNLSATPYRYLSYMYRADPTAEQNILAALTGVSVKTTDLNEDGTPKWQPLTQSVSLSGSWAPAAYTLPDNTDYSSFQIRIATVRVLPDGATSVPGDVYIDNLGLGDDTAAYDYMSGTSMATPAVTGEVAIVAKHFDDKDAAKTAARVIGSVKKIDSQTGKSVSEGLAQVDRALAENTVPVVNSAAATGDSQLTIGGYFFGSAPTVTIDGTSVPVVSSSDESIVVALPQGMEAGVKRIEVTSDKGSGHQSFNLGAVKNLYERLPLPDDARFYNSYYGSLTGLNGSLYYTGLNSNDTVELWRYTPGQAENNGWTRLNCDESIFPSANNACTWNGRLVIYTEGPQGAGIGIYDPDTDTWSHFTTDLTADLSMPALINNGNEVLLVGGKKTVEGKDIAQTAIIRVDMESQTTEKTGDLTTARVSPAVAYTADNSVYVAAGTAADGSMADGLEKIENGQSATVRENILPQGLAQSQDYTGAFGTIDGGMILSGPVVTDTDSGQVTADTYTLNFDTGGFEPTGKIVNTARVFSGAGTAYRNAFYVLGETNYAENNRVFSVDRSVKTLPQPGEEREKPIDPVNPVNPATPDSTSGNASTGFVGGNAGILLAAVLLAACAAGLLLYRKRNLG, from the coding sequence ATGAAAAAATTACTAACTTTATTGCTCACCGCTCTACTCCTGCTCGGCAGCCTGCCGATCTCGGCTCTGGCCCAGGATAACGGCGGATCAGACGCCCTTACCGGTGACTATGTGCCCGGTGAGGCCATTGTCTGCGTAAAGGGCTCATCTGCGGGCTTTTACGGCCGGTCGGCTGAGTCTGCGCTGCTGGCCGGAGCCGAAACCCTCATGGCTCTGGACAGCAGCGCAAACGCCTACAGCCGCAGCGCCGCACCCGCCGAAAGCCTGAAACTGGTGCGCTCCGACACCCTGAGCACCACAGAGCTCATCGACGAGCTACAAAAGCTGGACACGGTCGAATTCGCAGAGCCCAATTACATTTACACTGTCTCCGAAGGCACCAAGGATCTCACAGGTATGCAGTGGGCCTATGATAAAAACGGTGATTTCGGCATGGCCATTGATGGCTGGAACCAATACAAAACAGACGGTACGCCAGCCCCTGCTGTGGACACCAGCGGAACAGTGGTCGCCGTACTGGACACCGGTGTCGACTACGACCATGAGGATCTGAAATCCGTCATGTGGACAGCCGACAGCAGTCTTAAAGCCATCATCGGCGGCGGCGACCACGGCTATAACGCCATCGCGGCCAACTCCGAGGGCGTCCCCTACGATTCCACCAACCCCATGGACGACCATAGCCACGGCACCCACTGCGCCGGCATCATTGCCGCCTCCTGGAATAACATGGGTGTCAGCGGCGCCACCAGCGGCGCGCAGATCATGGCCGTCAAGGCCGCAAACGACAAAGGCAGCATTGCGTCCGCAGATACGCTCAGGGGCTATGCCTATATCCAGAGAGCCGTGGAAAACAACGTGCCCGTCACAGCCATCAACAATTCCTGGGGCGGCAGCAGCAGCGGCAAAGCTCTGGACCGCGCAGTCACCGCTGTGGGTGAAAAAGGCGTGGTCAGCGTTTTTGCCGCAGGCAATGAGAGCACCGACTGTGATAATGCCTCTAAAACGGTCTCCACCCTGCGGGACAATCCCTATGTGATTGCCGTCAACGCGACCGATGTCGGCGGCAGCATGGCAGACTTCAGTAACTACGGAGCCACCACCACTGACGTGGCCGCCCCGGGTGTCGACATTTTTTCGACCATTCCCACCAGCATGGGTAAGGCCGACCCGCGCCTGATCACCGCGCCTTTTCTTGAGGACTTTGAGGATGAAACGGCTGCCAAAATAACCCTTAAACCCAACGAAGGCACCACCACCGCCTACTCCGGCGACATGGCCTTTGAGGGCAGTCAAAGCCTCAAGGTAACAGCCGCCGCTAACCAGGGCACCATTGAAAGCGAAGCCCTGAACCTTTCTGCCACCCCGTACCGATACCTGTCCTACATGTACCGTGCCGATCCCACCGCAGAACAGAACATCCTGGCAGCCTTAACCGGTGTCAGCGTTAAAACCACCGATCTGAATGAGGATGGCACGCCAAAATGGCAGCCCCTCACACAATCTGTCTCATTGTCCGGCAGTTGGGCCCCGGCGGCCTATACACTGCCTGACAACACCGATTACAGCAGCTTCCAGATCCGCATCGCCACGGTTCGGGTACTTCCTGACGGTGCAACCTCCGTTCCCGGCGATGTCTACATTGACAATCTGGGCCTCGGCGATGACACTGCCGCCTATGATTACATGAGCGGCACCTCCATGGCCACGCCGGCCGTCACCGGCGAAGTCGCCATTGTAGCAAAACATTTTGACGATAAAGACGCTGCCAAAACCGCCGCCCGGGTCATCGGCAGCGTTAAAAAAATTGATAGCCAGACCGGCAAAAGCGTTTCCGAAGGCCTGGCACAGGTCGATCGGGCGCTGGCAGAGAACACGGTTCCGGTTGTCAACAGTGCTGCCGCCACCGGCGACAGCCAGCTGACCATCGGCGGCTATTTTTTCGGCAGCGCGCCAACGGTTACCATTGACGGCACGTCCGTCCCGGTGGTATCCTCATCGGATGAAAGCATTGTGGTCGCTCTTCCCCAGGGCATGGAGGCCGGCGTCAAGCGCATTGAGGTGACCTCAGACAAAGGTTCAGGCCACCAGTCCTTTAACCTGGGCGCAGTCAAAAACCTTTACGAGCGCCTGCCCCTGCCCGATGACGCGCGCTTCTACAACAGCTACTACGGCAGCCTCACCGGCCTGAATGGCAGCCTGTACTACACGGGCCTCAACTCAAACGATACAGTCGAGCTCTGGCGCTATACCCCCGGACAGGCCGAAAACAACGGCTGGACACGGCTCAACTGCGATGAGAGCATCTTCCCCTCAGCAAATAACGCCTGCACCTGGAACGGCCGTCTCGTCATCTACACCGAAGGGCCTCAAGGCGCCGGTATTGGCATTTATGACCCGGACACAGACACATGGAGCCATTTTACCACCGATCTGACCGCAGACCTCTCCATGCCGGCGCTCATCAACAACGGCAACGAGGTTCTGCTCGTGGGCGGTAAAAAAACAGTGGAAGGCAAAGACATTGCCCAGACTGCCATCATCCGCGTGGATATGGAAAGCCAGACCACTGAAAAAACCGGCGATCTCACCACTGCCCGCGTCTCACCGGCAGTAGCCTACACAGCAGACAACAGCGTCTATGTGGCCGCCGGAACCGCGGCGGACGGCAGCATGGCCGACGGCCTCGAAAAAATTGAGAACGGCCAGAGCGCAACAGTCCGCGAAAACATCCTGCCTCAGGGTCTGGCTCAAAGCCAGGACTACACCGGCGCCTTTGGCACCATCGACGGCGGCATGATCCTTTCCGGCCCTGTGGTCACAGACACAGACAGCGGACAGGTCACTGCCGATACCTATACCTTGAACTTTGACACAGGCGGCTTTGAGCCAACCGGTAAAATTGTGAACACCGCCCGGGTTTTCAGTGGCGCCGGTACCGCCTACCGGAATGCTTTCTACGTTCTGGGTGAAACCAACTACGCCGAAAACAACCGCGTGTTTAGCGTGGACCGCAGTGTAAAAACCCTGCCCCAGCCCGGTGAGGAGCGGGAAAAACCCATCGATCCCGTAAATCCGGTCAATCCAGCGACGCCGGACAGCACCAGCGGCAACGCATCCACAGGCTTTGTGGGCGGTAATGCCGGTATCCTGCTGGCCGCGGTGCTTTTGGCCGCCTGCGCGGCAGGACTGCTGCTCTACCGGAAACGAAACCTTGGCTAA